AGGTCGTCGAGCGGCAGCAGCAAGGTGGTGCGCAGGATCAGCACCAGCGCTTCCTGCGCTGGCGACAGTGTGGTGTGCAGGGTATGCGGCCGGTGCGAACGATCGGTGAATTCGTCGCGCGTTTGCCATTTGCGGATGGTGCCCTTGCCGACGCTGTAGCGCAGCATCAGCTCGCTTTGCGAGAGGCTGGAGTGGCGGATTTCCTCGCGGGTGAGCGGTGTGGTGCGGGCATTGCTGTGCAGGCGGTGGCTCATGACTGGCTCGCATTGACGGACTGGGTGATCAAGGTACGCAAAAGGTCACGCGCTTGGAACAGCGGCCAGCTGCGTTTTGGAAGCCAATCAGACGAAACCCAACACCTAGTGCCACTCTCCTCGCAATGCTTTGACTTTTTCTTCTAGCCCTTGGCGCGTTACAACTTCCGCCATCACCGGCTCCCCCACATTTACCCCGATCTTCGACCAGATCCCGCGCGGCCATTTCATCATGGCTGCACCGTCCTTGCGGCTGAAGAAGCTGCCCCACAGGCCCTGCAGCGCCATCGGAATCACCGGCACCGGCGTACGGCGGATGATTTCCTCGATGCCGGGCTTGAAGCGGTTCATCTCGCCGTCCTTGGTGATCTTGCCCTCGGGGAAGATGCAGACGACTTCGCCGGCTTCGAGGTAGGCGGCGACGCGGTCGAAGGCCTTGTCCTTGAGCGTCGGGTCTTCGCGTACCGGGGCGATCGGGATGGCGCCGGCGGTGCGGAAGATGAAGTTGAGCAGCGGAATCTTGAAGATCCGGTGGTCCATCACGAAGCGGATCGGCCGGCGCACGCGGCCGGCGAGCACCATCGCATCCATGAAGCTGACGTGGTTGCACACCAGCACGCAGGCGCCGGTGTCGGGGATGTTGTCCAGCCCCTGCGCGCGGATGCGGTAGAGCAGGTGGGTGAGAATCCAGACCTGGAAGCGCATCATGAATTCGGGGATCAGCGAGTAGATGTAGATCGCAACGGCGACGTTCATCAGCGCCACGGTCAGCAGCAGCCCCTTGATCGACATGCCGGCCTTGAGCAGGACGATGCTCATGCCGGCGGCGACGACCATGAAGAAGGCGTTGAGGATGTTGTTGGCGGCAATGGCGCGCGAAGTGAAGCCCGGTTCGGAACGGGTCTGGATCAGCGCATACAGCGGGACGATGAAGAAACCGCCAAACACGCCCAGCAGCAGGATGTCGGCCATCACGCGCCAGTGGCCGGCGGCGGTGATGAAGCCCGTCAGCCCGTACTGGCCTGCGGGCGAATTGGCCAGCGCGAAGTACAGGTCGATGCCGAACAGTGACAGGCCGATGGAGCCGAAGGGCACGAGGCCGAGCTCGATCGTGCGGCCGGACAGCCGCTCGCACAGCATCGAGCCGACGCCGACGCCGACCGAGAACAGCGTGATCAGCAGCGTGTAGACCTGCTCGTCGCCGTGCAGCACGGTCTTGGCGACTTCGGGCAGCTGGGTCAGGTAGACGGCGCCGAAGAACCAGAAC
This window of the Jeongeupia sp. USM3 genome carries:
- a CDS encoding MFS transporter, which gives rise to MSHPNQFDLFRSRRFLPLFVTQFFGAFNDNLFKNALLVMIAFHGLSAAGMGAATLVNAAAGIFILPFFLFSAFAGQLAEKYDKAVLARWVKILEILIMLAAGYGFATRNAAVLLGCLFMMGVHSTLFGPLKYSILPQYLKPQELLGGNGLIEMGTFIAILLGQIAGTLIVSHQPHGETLIIWACVGVAVLGWLSSRSMPAAPPPAAKLPINWNVFGESWHIIRHVKKNKTVFNSLLGISWFWFFGAVYLTQLPEVAKTVLHGDEQVYTLLITLFSVGVGVGSMLCERLSGRTIELGLVPFGSIGLSLFGIDLYFALANSPAGQYGLTGFITAAGHWRVMADILLLGVFGGFFIVPLYALIQTRSEPGFTSRAIAANNILNAFFMVVAAGMSIVLLKAGMSIKGLLLTVALMNVAVAIYIYSLIPEFMMRFQVWILTHLLYRIRAQGLDNIPDTGACVLVCNHVSFMDAMVLAGRVRRPIRFVMDHRIFKIPLLNFIFRTAGAIPIAPVREDPTLKDKAFDRVAAYLEAGEVVCIFPEGKITKDGEMNRFKPGIEEIIRRTPVPVIPMALQGLWGSFFSRKDGAAMMKWPRGIWSKIGVNVGEPVMAEVVTRQGLEEKVKALRGEWH